CGAACATATCACAAATATCAAATCTGACATCTGCCATCTGACATCCGCCATTAAATCAGGAGTTTCTACGCGTATTATTACCTGTTTTATTCATTCTTATTTTTTGCTCCTTTATCTTTCCCTTCTTTTGACTTTTTAATTTTTACTTTTTACTTCTTTATTATGCTGGTAAAAACATTTGGTAGTGCTGTTTATGGCGTAGAAGCTATTACAATAACAATTGAGGTTAATGTTAGTGCAGGACAGGGATATCAAATCGTAGGATTGCCTGATAATGCGGTTCGGGAAAGTTTGCAACGAACAGAGAGTGCTATCAAAACCAATGATTTTCATATGCCACGTACTAAGATCGTTGTGAATCTTGCACCGGCAGATATTAGAAAATCAGGTTCTTCCTTTGATCTGCCGATTGCATTAGGCATATTGGGCGCCAGTGAACAGTTGGAAAATCCTGAAGCACTCAATGACTATGTGATCATGGGAGAATTGAGTCTGGATGGAAGTATACAGCCCATCAAAGGTGCATTACCTATTGCGATTCAAGCGAGAAAAGAAGGCTTCAAAGGATTGATCGTTCCCAAATCCAACGCCAGAGAAGCAGGTATGGTAAATCAACTCAATGTATTTGGAGTAGAGCACTTGGATGAAGTGGTCGCTTTCTTCAAAGATGAAAACAGTTTACAGCCTGTGGTCGTTAATACACGTGAAGAATTTTTTAGTGACCAATACCAATTTGAATTTGATTTCACCGACGTAAAGGGACAAGAAAATATTAAACGTGCCTTAGAAATTGCAGCTGCCGGCGGACATAACGCCATTTTGATTGGTCCACCAGGTGCGGGAAAAACCATGTTGGCAAAACGTTTGCCCACTATTCTACCACCATTAAGTCTACAGGAAGCACTGGAAACAACCAAGATTCATAGTGTAGCAGGAAAATTACCTGAGAATAGTTCATTGATCAGTAAGCGTCCGTTCAGGTCTCCGCATCATACCATCAGTGATGTAGCATTGGTAGGTGGGGGTGGTGTTCCTCAACCAGGTGAAATTTCACTAGCGCATAATGGTGTATTGTTTTTGGATGAGTTACCCGAATTTAAGCGAACGGTTTTAGAAGTGATGCGTCAACCGATGGAAGAAAGACGGGTTACGATCTCACGTGCAAAAATCGCACTTGATTTTCCAGCCAATTTCATGTTGATCGCATCGATGAATCCATGCCCTTGCGGATACTATAATCATCCGGAAAAAGAATGTACTTGCGGACCCGGCATCGTTCAGAAATATTTAAATAAAGTATCC
Above is a genomic segment from Sediminibacterium sp. KACHI17 containing:
- a CDS encoding YifB family Mg chelatase-like AAA ATPase; amino-acid sequence: MLVKTFGSAVYGVEAITITIEVNVSAGQGYQIVGLPDNAVRESLQRTESAIKTNDFHMPRTKIVVNLAPADIRKSGSSFDLPIALGILGASEQLENPEALNDYVIMGELSLDGSIQPIKGALPIAIQARKEGFKGLIVPKSNAREAGMVNQLNVFGVEHLDEVVAFFKDENSLQPVVVNTREEFFSDQYQFEFDFTDVKGQENIKRALEIAAAGGHNAILIGPPGAGKTMLAKRLPTILPPLSLQEALETTKIHSVAGKLPENSSLISKRPFRSPHHTISDVALVGGGGVPQPGEISLAHNGVLFLDELPEFKRTVLEVMRQPMEERRVTISRAKIALDFPANFMLIASMNPCPCGYYNHPEKECTCGPGIVQKYLNKVSGPLLDRIDLHVEVTPVAFSELSNQQNGEDSAAIRERVIKAREIQSLRYNGENGVYANAQMSSKQLREICRISSMSENLLKRAMEKLNLSARAYDRILKVSRTIADLANSADIQPEHLAEAIHYRSLDREGWAG